Below is a window of Pyxidicoccus xibeiensis DNA.
GTCATGGGCAAGCAGTGGATGTGGAAGTTCGCGTACCCGGAGGGCCCCAACGGCGTGAACGTCCTTCACGTCCCGGCCAACCGTCCGGTGCGCCTGCTGATTACCTCCCGGGACGTGCTGCACTCGTTCTACGTGCCGGCCTTCCGCATCAAGATGGACGCGCTGCCGGGGCGCTACACGCAGATCTGGTTCGAGGCGACCAAGCCGGGCACGTACCAGGTGCTGTGCACCGAGTACTGCGGCCTGTCGCACTCGAAGATGCTGGCCGAGGTCGTCGTGCTCCCCGAGGAGGAGTTCGACGTCTGGATGAAGGAGCAGCGCCGGGGCCGGCTCCAGGACCGCCAGGACGCACTGGCGGACACCTCGCTGGTGCCGCCGGTGGCGCGCATGGTGGAGCAGGGCCAGGTGCTGGCGGGCACGCAGGGGTGCCTCAAGTGCCACTCGGTGGACGGCTCGCAGCACATCGGCCCCACCTTCCTGGGCCTGTATGACCGCGTGGAGAAGCTCGATGACGGTCAGGACATCCGCGTGGACGAGGCCTACATCACCCAGTCGATGATGGACCCGGGCGCCCACCTGGTGGCGGGCTACCAGAACGTGATGCCGACCTACCAGGGCAAGCTGCAGGG
It encodes the following:
- the coxB gene encoding cytochrome c oxidase subunit II, with the translated sequence MSELLNNILFLPEAASTFAERVDLLHHFVVGTTMVMSAGVGLAALFMFFRYRRRLPAQATEYVVPTLKTEFLFVSVPLVFFLAWFGIGFRDFTWVTTPPKDAMDVYVMGKQWMWKFAYPEGPNGVNVLHVPANRPVRLLITSRDVLHSFYVPAFRIKMDALPGRYTQIWFEATKPGTYQVLCTEYCGLSHSKMLAEVVVLPEEEFDVWMKEQRRGRLQDRQDALADTSLVPPVARMVEQGQVLAGTQGCLKCHSVDGSQHIGPTFLGLYDRVEKLDDGQDIRVDEAYITQSMMDPGAHLVAGYQNVMPTYQGKLQGPETAAIVEYIKSLRTANVREGASEGPAYDAIQ